The following coding sequences are from one Homalodisca vitripennis isolate AUS2020 chromosome 7, UT_GWSS_2.1, whole genome shotgun sequence window:
- the LOC124365905 gene encoding nucleolar GTP-binding protein 2 translates to MAKTKSSVGAPRKQGFNRSGHSMNPERKAEGLKGVAKVRTKATINRLQMYRNFKPKRNKVGQIISPAPFQGRLPQGTVARVEPNRKWFENSRVIGQSALQKFQDELGKAMKNPYDVVMKSTQLPITLLNEKSKHERVHILDTESFESTFGKKKNRKRPSLKVRDEEHLSEVVNSVAETYDDKSDFNLIKEDTGEKVPVRDWIMDAGQSRRIWNELYKVIDSSDVVINVLDARDPQGTRCPHIETFLKTEKPHKHLIFVLNKVDLVPTWVTQRWVAILSAEYPTIAYHASLTHPFGKGAVINILRQFSKLHADKKQISVGFIGYPNVGKSSVINSLRSKKVCKVAPIAGETKVWQYITLMQRIYLIDCPGVVYSTAQTETDVEKVLKGVVRIELCPDPEQYIDAVLDKVQRKYIARSYGIPDWTDGEDFLTKLAIKTGKLLKGGEPNLPIVARMVLNDWQRGKLPYYTPPVGFEVSKSKQQSDTDKDNSKEVLQTDTNEIENKEDTSVQNEEREETESQNQQQKVLRLPSTFKLIQDFTKIRVTTDFPTEELHKEKTAVPEKIQKPQKRPTQEEDSDSDISDLLKEDDQESEQNDDDEIVKQMSDLTSKEKRSLLRKMKRKKIGSDFYEVTNVKNKNRQRKVPKVKRKK, encoded by the coding sequence ATGGCGAAGACGAAATCAAGTGTTGGAGCTCCTCGGAAGCAGGGCTTCAACAGGTCGGGCCACAGTATGAACCCGGAGCGGAAAGCTGAGGGTTTGAAGGGAGTTGCTAAAGTGAGAACTAAAGCAACCATAAATCGCCTTCAGATGTACCGCAACTTTAAGCCCAAGAGGAATAAGGTTGGTCAGATAATCAGTCCGGCACCATTTCAAGGAAGATTACCTCAGGGTACAGTCGCTAGAGTGGAGCCTAATCGTAAGTGGTTTGAAAATTCCAGAGTAATTGGTCAAAGTGCTTTGCAGAAATTCCAAGATGAATTGGGTAAAGCGATGAAAAATCCTTATGATGTCGTTATGAAATCTACACAGTTACCAATTACTCTTCTTAATGAAAAAAGTAAACATGAGAGAGTTCATATATTAGATACAGAAAGCTTTGAGTCTACatttggaaaaaagaaaaacagaaaaagaCCGAGTTTAAAAGTGAGAGATGAGGAGCATTTGTCTGAAGTGGTTAATTCAGTTGCAGAAACATATGATGATAAGAGTGATTTTAACTTGATTAAAGAAGATACTGGAGAGAAAGTCCCTGTTCGAGATTGGATAATGGATGCCGGACAGAGCAGACGAATTTGGAATGAGCTGTATAAAGTAATTGATTCGTCAGATGTTGTCATTAATGTTCTTGATGCAAGAGATCCTCAAGGTACTCGATGTCCTCATATTGAAACTTTCTTGAAGACCGAGAAACCCCACAAACacttgatatttgtattaaataaagttGACCTTGTGCCAACATGGGTAACTCAGAGGTGGGTCGCTATTTTAAGTGCAGAATATCCTACAATTGCATACCATGCCTCGCTAACTCACCCATTTGGTAAAGGCGCTGTCATTAACATATTACGACAGTTTTCTAAATTACATGCTGACAAAAAACAAATAAGTGTTGGATTCATTGGTTATCCCAATGTTGGTAAAAGTTCAGTAATAAATTCTTTGCGGTCTAAAAAGGTATGCAAAGTTGCTCCTATTGCTGGTGAGACTAAGGTCTGGCAGTATATCACTCTGATGCAGAGGATATACTTGATAGATTGTCCAGGAGTAGTTTATTCAACTGCCCAAACAGAAACTGACGTTGAAAAAGTGTTAAAGGGAGTGGTCAGGATTGAACTTTGTCCTGATCCTGAACAGTATATTGATGCAGTTTTAGACAaagtacaaagaaaatatattgctCGTTCTTATGGAATCCCAGATTGGACTGATGGTGAAGATTTCTTGACCAAACTTGCTATAAAAACTGGCAAACTGTTGAAGGGAGGAGAACCAAATCTTCCAATTGTTGCAAGGATGGTTCTGAATGATTGGCAGAGAGGAAAACTGCCTTACTACACCCCTCCAGTTGGGTTTGAGGTTTCAAAGTCCAAACAGCAAAGTGACACTGATAAAGATAATAGCAAAGAAGTACTTCAAACTGATacaaatgaaattgaaaacaaggaGGACACAAGTGTACAAAATGAAGAACGTGAAGAAACAGAGTCacaaaatcaacaacaaaaagTACTCAGATTGCCATCCACTTTCAAACTTATTCAAGACTTCACAAAAATTAGAGTGACAACTGATTTTCCCACAGAAGAACTTCATAAAGAAAAAACTGCTGTACCAGAAAAGATTCAAAAGCCCCAGAAGAGACCAACACAAGAAGAAGACAGTGATTCAGATATATCAGATCTTCTAAAAGAAGATGATCAAGAATCAGAACAAAATGATGATGATGAGATTGTTAAACAGATGTCAGACCTTACAAGCAAAGAGAAGCGAAGCCTACTAAGAAAAATGAAACGGAAGAAAATTGGAAGTGATTTCTATGAagttacaaatgttaaaaataaaaacaggcaGAGAAAAGTACCTAAAGTTAAGaggaaaaaataa
- the LOC124366735 gene encoding uncharacterized protein LOC124366735, producing the protein MRSLNTGFDELHALVQDFDFEVIGVTETWLDPYTPSLSYEMPGYTFLRADRSLQPGGGVAVYIKDCLKFERVELTEVDPSIEHISFIVRMRECKLGVAIVYRPPDVNYTCLKSLFQSVFVDMAVEVNSVVCLGDINVDLMSNTCSAAGYLRRLIKSHNVVQHISEPTRVTSTSETLIDHLIADKATKVEKYGVIDTSSIIDHRGLRITDHRLIYCNLRFEQEKTQAKLIRYRDYSKFNFNETLAVAAEVDWSRACDLSSVDDIEYFITSNIKSIFDKHAPIVTKRVTKNKAPWRTREVIELTKVKTRLKRQFLRNQNDANWSEYKRARNTLNSAIRSAKKRYFEDNLANCRDSSIFWKCLRQNGIVGSKDQKLPPNMNTNDINKYFTDMGTSCEPDEALEQFYDMNRRVGLTNEFKFRIVSHKEVVSAMNEITSKAVGTDDIGIDMIRAVSPYAIDAITHLVNMSLARDEFPQTWKMSIVKPLPKTQIPTSVSHLRPISILPAMSKIVEKLVVRQIADFVDE; encoded by the coding sequence ATGCGCTCCCTCAACACTGGATTTGATGAACTCCATGCCCTTGTGCAAGATTTCGATTTTGAGGTAATTGGTGTCACTGAGACATGGCTTGACCCTTATACTCCTTCTCTCAGTTACGAGATGCCGGGTTATACTTTTTTGAGAGCTGACCGCAGTCTCCAGCCTGGTGGTGGCGTTGCTGTTTACATCAAGGACTGTCTTAAATTTGAGCGAGTCGAGCTGACCGAAGTTGACCCTAGTATTGAACACATTTCGTTTATTGTCAGAATGAGAGAGTGTAAACTAGGGGTTGCCATCGTCTACAGACCGCCTGATGTGAACTACACTTGCCTAAAATCTCTGTTCCAGTCTGTTTTTGTGGACATGGCTGTTGAGGTTAACTCTGTCGTCTGTTTGGGTGACATCAACGTTGATCTGATGTCCAATACCTGCAGTGCTGCTGGCTACCTTCGTCGTCTGATTAAGTCTCACAACGTTGTACAGCACATCAGTGAGCCGACTAGAGTTACTAGCACTTCAGAAACATTGATTGATCATCTGATTGCTGACAAAGCTACCAAAGTAGAAAAGTATGGAGTTATAGACACATCAAGTATTATTGATCATCGAGGATTGAGAATAACAGACCACAGACTCATATATTGTAACTTAAGATTCGAACAAGAGAAGACTCAGGCCAAGTTGATAAGGTACAGAGAttactccaaatttaattttaatgaaacattggCAGTGGCTGCTGAAGTGGATTGGAGTAGAGCATGTGATCTCAGCAGTGTTGATGATATAGAATATTTCATAACTTCCaacattaaaagcatttttgacaAACATGCTCCAATTGTCActaaaagagtaacaaaaaataagGCCCCCTGGAGAACCCGAGAAGTTATAGAACTCACAAAAGTGAAAACCAGGTTGAAGAGGCAGTTTCTTAGGAATCAGAATGATGCTAACTGGTCAGAATATAAAAGAGCCAGAAACACACTGAATAGTGCTATAAGATCGGCAAAGAAGAGATATTTTGAAGATAATCTGGCCAATTGTAGAGACTCTAGTATTTTCTGGAAATGCTTACGGCAGAATGGTATAGTGGGGTCAAAAGATCAAAAACTGCCTCCAAACATGAATACTAATGATATAAACAAGTACTTCACAGACATGGGCACGTCTTGCGAACCAGATGAAGCATTGGAGCAGTTTTATGATATGAACAGAAGGGTAGGACTAACTAACGAGTTTAAGTTTAGGATAGTTTCACACAAAGAGGTGGtgtcagcaatgaatgaaattacCTCTAAGGCAGTAGGAACAGACGACATCGGTATTGATATGATAAGAGCAGTAAGCCCATATGCTATTGATGCCATTACCCACCTTGTAAATATGTCCTTGGCAAGAGATGAGTTTCCACAGACATGGAAGATGAGTATAGTCAAACCATTGCCGAAAACACAGATACCAACAAGTGTTTCTCATCTTAGACCCATATCAATCTTACCAGCCATGTCGAAAATAGTGGAAAAATTGGTTGTGAGACAAATTGCGGATTTTGTTGATGAGTAA